The genomic segment TTCCTATCCACcccttctctttttttctttcatctctttccACCAAAAGAAGTCTTCCTTGGAATGTCTCGTCTGAGGCTAGGAAAGAAGCTTCAACCTGCCAAGAAGGCTTGGAAGAGCTTTTCCAACAAAATGCAATCAAAACTCCACAAACTCAGCATTCCAAGAGCCATCAAAGCCACCTTCAAACGCCTACTTGCCACCTTGCATTCCCTTCATCACCTCGTACCCTCTAGAGGTCGTCGTTCTCTCACAGGAAGAAGATCATCGTATGCTGCTTCTGATTATCGTGTTCATGGCAAGAACATATCTGCAATACGCATAGATGACCTCTTTCCTGAGCCTGCTTCTTCCATGGTCGCGCATGCCAACAGGACTCATTCATCACAAGGGGAAACAAGCAGAGGCAGAGTGGTgattgagaagaagaaggatctgGAAGGAGGGAACAGTGGCGTGAATACTTTAGAGGATGCATGGAAGGCTGTGGTTGCTAAGTCACCTCAGCTGCAGGTGGATCAGAAGGCAGAGGAGTTCATCTCCAAGTTTCGTGAAGATATGAGGCTTCAGAAAGAAAGGTCTTTACTGGAATTCCAGGAAATGCTAGCACGAGGTGCCTGAAATTTATGTCCACTATTGCCTTGTTTGTTGCATAGTACAAAATTCATAGATTTGTTGAGCATGATTGTTTGgaattgcttttctttttcttcatttgggTTCTTCTTAAGGTAGTCGGTGGAAATGGGTTTTGCCAAAACAACTGACTGTATATTTCTGTTCTTTAGGCTTGCATAAGAGATTATTTTTCCCCTTTACattgtttttgttcttcatTCTCATGTACATATGATTAAGTGTGCATCAACATGTATAGGATAAGCAGTTTGTATACAATGCTTTAAATTAGAAAGCTCGCTTTATCTCATCATCCATTTGATCGAGTTTTTCCTCAAAATGTAATTGACCTTCTGTTACGACTCAAAGATAAGGCTTCCCCTTGTTATATAAAACGTAAGAGAGTACGGGGACTACAGATTTAAGACTAAGAGACTCTTTGCAAACCATCAGAATCAACTCCTCATGTAAACATTGATTTGATGTAAAATCTATAATAGAGATTTCAGGCATACATCCCAATTATGTTCAATGACtcaatatattcaaccaaaaCTAGTTTTattcaacttaaaaataattgtcTTGAAGAACCCACAATCCAAAAGGAGTATTACCATTATACATTTATAGGGTGTTGCGTGCTCGTGCTTCCAACCCAATGGCAAAAATATTTGGAGTGTACCACATCCCAAGTGCAAGAGAATAGAAAGCTAAAAGTAAACTGAATACTAAACACCAACCTTTTACTTATATTGTCAGGAACAACAACTATACATAAAGCATTAATATTACTTTCCATTTAAAACTTTAACACAATCAATTTATaagtctttttc from the Vigna angularis cultivar LongXiaoDou No.4 chromosome 3, ASM1680809v1, whole genome shotgun sequence genome contains:
- the LOC108325387 gene encoding uncharacterized protein LOC108325387, whose product is MSRLRLGKKLQPAKKAWKSFSNKMQSKLHKLSIPRAIKATFKRLLATLHSLHHLVPSRGRRSLTGRRSSYAASDYRVHGKNISAIRIDDLFPEPASSMVAHANRTHSSQGETSRGRVVIEKKKDLEGGNSGVNTLEDAWKAVVAKSPQLQVDQKAEEFISKFREDMRLQKERSLLEFQEMLARGA